The Scomber japonicus isolate fScoJap1 chromosome 13, fScoJap1.pri, whole genome shotgun sequence genome includes a window with the following:
- the bicdl2 gene encoding BICD family-like cargo adapter 2, whose protein sequence is MFTPRKNSLPSPSLEDSFFPLSSSSSVSLAFSLPSSTSSPGGIDGGGGIETDLILAAELGQALLEKNEELAASLEQREREVEALQQEKHVLHRKLDMNELASGQKEAELMADLVALKSELERYHSQGRDRRKDESEQLTQLANHNQRLVEQLAEAVTLEHSLRTELRSLREEMEESSFSRNISFTQIESIQAENRVLLERLSHMETQLKATQEDSDRVRMERDGLRDRLSELQVKLREKEAEIEQEQGVVFELRTLNRSLQQKALNLGEESILDSTHTPPLSLLSEIQQSQAKEALLAHSTILQARNEEIQALKEELQSKQKELEALREEIEPFRGSSKKPSYSSLESELATVRQEKDSLTQQLLNTIKHKVALSQELDAWQEDMRLVINQQVQQREDERQKEQQREKNSSVGLQRSKSLKVKGEGGKGFFSSFFRDK, encoded by the exons ATGTTTACCCCAAGGAAAAACAGTCTTCCCTCTCCCAGCCTAGAGgactccttcttccctctctcttcatcttcctctgtaTCGCTCGCCTTTTCTCTGCCCTCATCCACATCCTCTCCTGGTGGCATTGATGGCGGAGGCGGGATAGAAACAGACCTGATACTGGCTGCGGAATTGGGCCAGGCTTTACTGGAGAAGAATGAGGAGCTGGCAGCCTCTctggagcagagggagagggaggtggAA GCTTTACAGCAGGAGAAACACGTTCTTCATAGGAAGTTGGACATGAATGAACTGGCATCTGGACAGAAAGAGGCAGAACTGATGGCAGATTTAGTGGCATTAAAGTCTGAACTGGAGCGATATCACAGCCAGGGGCGAGACCGGCGAAAAGATGAGAGTGAGCAGCTCACTCAGTTAGCCAATCACAACCAGCGCTTGGTGGAGCAGCTTGCAGAG GCTGTTACACTGGAGCACTCCTTGAGGACTGAGCTTCGTTCCCTCAGAGAAGAGATGGAAGAATCATCTTTCAGCCGAAATATCAGTTTCACACAAATAGAGAGCATACAGGCAGAG AACAGAGTTTTGCTGGAGCGGCTGTCACACATGGAGACACAGCTAAAAGCCACACAGGAGGACAGCGATAGAGTCCGCATGGAGAGAGATGGCCTGAGAGACAGACTGTCAGAACTGCAGGTgaagctgagagagaaagaagcagag atagaGCAGGAACAGGGAGTGGTGTTTGAGTTGCGCACCTTGAATCGCTCTCTACAGCAAAAAGCTCTGAACCTGGGAGAAGAGAGCATCCTGGacagtacacacacaccacctctgTCTCTACTTAGTGAAATTCAACAatcacag GCTAAAGAGGCACTGCTAGCTCACTCCACCATCCTCCAAGCAAGAAATGAAGAGATACAAGCACTCAAAGAAGAG CTGCAATCTAAACAAAAAGAGCTGGAGGCTTTGAGGGAAGAAATAGAACCGTTTAGAGGCAGTTCTAAAAAGCCAAGCTACAG TTCTTTAGAGAGTGAACTGGCCACAGTGCGTCAGGAGAAAGACTCGCTGACCCAACAGCTTCTCAACACCATCAAACACAAAGTGGCGCTGTCCCAGGAGCTGGATGCCTGGCAG GAGGACATGCGACTGGTGATCAATCAACAGGTGCAGCAAAGAGAGGACgagagacagaaggaacagCAGCGAGAGAAAAACAGTTCAGTAGGACTCCAAAGAAGCAAGTCTTTGAAAgtgaagggagaaggagggaaaggattcttctcttcctttttcagAGACAAATAA